tcatttaatggttacttaacccagtccttagcgattgttttcagaacaaaatcgttactaaggaatagtttaagtaatcattaaatgtctctgacaCAACTGGCTAGTCATTATGCCTTCGAGATTacaaaattcaaaacatttgCCAAAAAATCATCGAgcaatatagggtgactggtaattagtgaacgatatttaaacacgtgattgtactcatgattacaaacaactttcccgaagaaagttattttgtatactcattagttttatttttatttcaataacaaagtaagtaatctacctagttactagtcttcctataacgcgggcgcctcgctgctaacagctgatcatacgaaagcacgcgcgcgaaattttgttgttttattattgcgataaaaacaaaactaatgagtatacaaaaaaagtttcttcgggaaagttgtttgtaatcatgagtacaatcacgtgtttaaatatcgttcactaattaccggtcaccgtatataaaaccagtttgtcatggtctcgctttattgACCTTTTCGctcattcgacggtcagtttaaaCTGGTATTATTATCGCCGTGTGTATAACTATAGATAGTATAAATCAGTAACATCATGAGATCATTTTagtacaatagggatgatgacggggtatgaaaattaaaaatctatttagtccatcagttaggtaatggaaaaatattagacacgtatttttttattttgtcatataagataacaatacttttaagtttagccacgtcatttctaagtataaaacgtacgctagaagtgacgtcaagctatattttaaaagtaaagtatttgttagagtaagaaaataaataaatacgtgtctaatgttttaaaatattattagtaaccaagttatttagtatacaggtaagaaaataaagatagattcagtacagagacagcaACCATTGGTTGTCTAGCGCCGACTGAGTTACAAAAGATATGGCTTCGTTACAAAgcgtacaatttagtataacaatagctactgtctctgtactgaatctagctttattttcttacttatccccgaaggggtaggcagaggtgcacattacggcacataatgccgctatacaatgtacacccacttttcacaatgtatgttataagtcccatgtaatagggggtgagcctattgccatatactggacacaattccagactccgtgctactactgagaaattttcattttcttacctatatactaaataacttggccgacttacataaaagaaaaataagtcaTCAAACCAAATTATTGAGAGCAAACTTGGGGGTGAGTTTaggcaaaatattttaaaaggaacTTACAGTAGACATCagttttgagttatttttttatatatttccgtttatttttttgttagacATCTCAAATGAATGTAAATGTCGTGAAGGCCCTCAGCTCGGGTCGTCATGGTAACGGGTTTGATTCCTTGTGACGTCATCGTCAGTCACTCGACGCCGCGGGCGGCGCCGCATCATAAAATAAGTCTTAGTTTTTGTCCTTACATAAAATACTGTGGACAATAGAGAGAAAAGGAAATCAgaataaaataggtaaatgaaaaacaataaaatataactattattagaacttgagacgggatatttaccatgtttatttatgtatgtgagtttccgatatttcggcactgttgcaagcgccatgatcacggattaactggagtgaatatcccgtctcaagttctaataatagtgttagtgaccatgtcagtttaaaaactaataaaatataaaccataCACATAGACAtacagtaacaaaaataaagttatttgtaCCGTGATAGTTAAACAGCTTAATGTGTTAGCGAtaatttaaggtaagcgtccacaaacccgcatcgtacgcatcggacggattgcatcaaacggattaatttttcagacagcgtccactgtatcgacagcgatCGGATTGTCGATACCACTTTCACTCGAGTGATGActtcatcagtacgcatcgcatgtaggcattgccgatgagcggtctgtacgatgcggatcagtggacgcagttgtatgagtttctatacaagacaaactaaaatccgttgcgtgcgatgtgtCCGATGCGTgcaatgcgggcctgtggacgcttacctttaaactattccttagtaacgattttgttctgaagaACAATTGCtatggactgggttaagtaatcattaaatgactttgagtgtgACTGTAAGATTTTGATTGATTGGTAGTCAAATTTTGAAGAAAGGAATGGTTTCAAAATTGTATGGAATGGATCAATTACAAAGACAAGATGTCGTAACTGGATTCCTTATCAGCATGGGGAAGGGGGGATAAGGTTTATCGTTACtgtataaaaagatttttgaaTATACATTTAAATGGGATGTTGGAAATATTTACGAGGGGGTAGGGGGTAGGGGGGGAATTGGATTTATCGTTACTGTATAAACAGCTTTTTGACTATAAACACGTACCTAGTCGTACAAGTCGTGGTCCCTGTCCCGGTCGAGGTCCGGCGATGTAAGGGTAGAGGGGTAGGGtttggggggaggggggataGGGGGTAGGGGGTAGGGGGGAATTGGGTTTGTCGTATTCTCTACAAATAGCATTAGAACACGTACCTAGTCGTACAAGTCGTGGTCCCTGTCCCGGTCTAGGTCGGGCGAGCGGGCGCGGGGCGGCGCGTGCGAGGCGGGCGAGGCGCCGCCGTAGTTGAGGAAGTAGAATATAAAGTAGAACATAAACACGTACCTAGTCGTACAAATCGTGGTCCCTGTCCCGGTCCGGCGATGTAAGGGTAGAGGGGTAGGGTTTGGGGGAGCGGGGATAGGGGGGTAGGGGGGATAGGGGTAGGGGGATGGGGGTAAGGGGTAGGGGGAATTGGGTTTGTCGTTTTCTCTACAAACAGCATTAGAACACGTACCTAGTCGTACAAGTCGTGGTCCCTGTCCCGGTCCGGCGATGTAAGGGTAGAGGGGTAGGGTTTGGGGGAGGGGAGGAATAGTGGGGGAGAAGTGTGCTAATTGGGTTTATCGTGACtgtataaaaagatttttatattaattatatatcaTTAGAACACGTACCTAGTCGTACAAGTCGTGGTCCCTGTCCCGGTCTAGGTCGGGCGAGCGGGCGCGGGGCGGCGCGTGCGAGGCGGGCGAGGCGCCGCCGTAGTTGAGGAAGTCCCACACGAGGATCGTGTCGTCGTGCGACGAGGACACGATCTGGAACTCGTCGAACTGCAGCCGGAACACGCGACCCGTGTGCtcctggggggaggggggataGATTAGACATCATAAACTAtgcttacatacatacatcaaacaAATCAATtgtacaggggccttagtctgctattacaatagggatgatgactgggtcaaaaataaattattacaacttttcaatacaataaaatattcaaaaataatcacactctcattcataaatttgatgaactacttcattttcgattttttctagctacatttctacaaataagtctgctatttgacgtcaaaatctgatgacgtcataatagagtatttcatacaaaggttatagaaaacatagtttttgtcgtttcagtgcccttagtacgagtttgctgtGCGTTTAAACTAATCGtaatgactgcacggtcggcgcagtggctgggcaactggctgccgtgcaacgtttAACGGGGTGGAATCCCGCCcagagcaattctttgtgtgattcacaaattgttgttatgtgtatgtaagcttgtatgtttgtaaacgcacccacgacacaggagaaagtgtGGGGCGTATTTTAGGTAAGAAATCGATTTGAGGGCGCATTCGTCGAtataattggttggttcattcgctctcgtttcgattactttaaacgtaaagcaaatttgtACAATGGGTACTCATCTCATGAAAAAGTAAGATCTTAGctatacatagcacatctctggtgtagAGTTCTAGGCTAAAAGttagtgtttaaataataaataagtgtagTGTACGTACGACGAGCGTCCTGAGACAGAGTTCCTGGTGCGGCGTACGTACGTCGAGCGCGGCGGGCAGGTCCCACACCTTGATCTTGCCGTCGTACGCGCCGCTCACTATGCGCTTGTTGTCGAAACTGGAACCATACAGATTACaacaattagaaataaaataggGAACCGCTTTCAGTTgcaattgcacaacttgattccccctagtcctttccatcatcgaaccacaagacaatcggcgaggcgtcaccgtttcatggtagatatcccacccactcgcacgaagcgcttcgcttcaagcttccttgtgcgaactgctagggagtggaactccttgccggagtctgtgtttcctgatgggtataacctgggtgtcttcaaggcccgagtgaataggttgcttatgggcagacgtgctccatcgtaggccgcatcatcacttaccatcaggcgggATAGCGGCCAAaggtcggcccatttaacataaaaaaagttttatttaccgCCTTAATTTTTTAAGGCAAGGCTTTATcacacggaaacgcgggcgaagccgcgggtaGACGCTAGTAAGCATATACGAGAATTAAGTGAAGGTTTTTACCTCAGCTCAGaaggttttaagtgtgggagagccatgcttcggcactgctgagccggctcgaccggagtaataccacggccgagcagaaaaccgacgtgaaacaacgcttgcgttgtgtgagtgaggttaccgaaggcccaattccccctttcccaatccccgattcccgaacaacaacccttaaattcgttacccccaaaaagccggcaacgcacttgtaacgcctctggtgtttcaagtggtGATACGTCTGATACgtctcgtttaccataaaaaattgtcaagtcctaaaaacgaccccgtatagtcctaaaaacgaccccgtatAGTCCGAAAAACGACCCCGTATAGtcctaaaaacgaccccgtatACTCGTATAGTCCTAGAAACGACCCCGTATAGtcctaaaaacgaccccgtatACTCGTATAGTCCTAGAAACGACCCCGTATAGTCCTCAAACGACCCCGTATACTCGTATAGtcctaaaaacgaccccgtatagtcctaaaaacgaccccgtattgtcctaaaaacgaccccgtatagtcctaaaaacgaccccgtatAGTCCAAAAAGTGACCCACAAATACTGACCGTATGCAGCGCACGAGTTCCTCGTGTCCCTCCAGCACCCGTATGCACTGTCCGCACTCGATGTCCCAGAGCCGGATGGTATTGTCCGAGGAGCCGGACTACTGACTGACTACTGACTGACTACTGACTGACTACTGACCGTATGCAGCGCACGAGTTCCTCGTGTCCCTCCAGCACCCGTATGCACTGTCCGCACTCGATGTCCCAGAGCCGGATGGTATTGTCCGAGGAGCCGGACTACTGACTGACTACTGACTGACTACTGACTGACTACTGACCGTATGCAGCGCACGAGTTCCTCGTGTCCCTCCAGCACCCGTATGCACTGTCCGCACTCGATGTCCCAGAGCCGGATGGTATTGTCCGAGGAGCCGGACTACTGACTGACTACTGACTGACTACTGACTGGCTACTGACCGTATGCAGCGCACGAGTTCCTCGTGTCCCTCCAGCACCCGTATGCACTGTCCGCACTCGATGTCCCAGAGCCGGATGGTATTGTCCGAGGAGCCGGACTACTGACTGACTACTGACTGACTACTGACCGTATGCAGCGCACGAGTTCCTCGTGTCCCTCCAGCACCCGTATGCACTGTCCGCACTCGATGTCCCAGAGCCGGATGGTATTGTCCGAGGAGCCGGACTACTGACTGACTACTGACTGACTACTGACTGACTACTGACCGTATGCAGCGCACGAGTTCCTCGTGTCCCTCCAGCACCCGTATGCACTGTCCGCACTCGATGTCCCAGAGCCGGATGGTATTGTCCGAGGAGCCGGACTACTGACTGACTACTGACTGACTACTGACTGACTACTGACCGTATGCAGCGCACGAGTTCCTCGTGTCCCTCCAGCACCCGTATGCACTGTCCGCACTCGATGTCCCAGAGCCGGATGGTATTGTCCGAGGAGCCGGACTACTGACTGACTACTGACTGACTACTGACTGGCTACTGACCGTATGCAGCGCACGAGTTCCTCGTGTCCCTCCAGCACCCGTATGCACTGTCCGCACTCGATGTCCCAGAGCCGGATGGTATTGTCCGAGGAGCCGGACTACTGACTGACTACTGACTGACTACTGACTGACTACTGACCGTATGCAGCGCACGAGTTCCTCGTGTCCCTCCAGCACCCGTATGCACTGTCCGCACTCGATGTCCCAGAGCCGGATGGTATTGTCCGAGGAGCCGGACTACTGACTGACTACTGACTGACTACTGACCGTATGCAGCGCACGAGTTCCTCGTGTCCCTCCAGCACCCGTATGCACTGTCCGCACTCGATGTCCCAGAGCCGGATGGTATTGTCCGAGGAGCCGGACTACTGACTGACTACTGACTGACTACTGACTGACTACTGACCGTATGCAGCGCACGAGTTCCTCGTGTCCCTCCAGCACCCGTATGCACTGTCCGCACTCGATGTCCCAGAGCCGGATGGTATTGTCCGAGGAGCCGGACTACTGACTGACTACTGACTGACTACTGACTGACTACTGACCGTATGCAGCGCACGAGTTCCTCGTGTCCCTCCAGCACCCGTATGCACTGTCCGCACTCGATGTCCCAGAGCCGGATGGTATTGTCCGAGGAGCCGGACTACTGACTGACTACTGACTGACTACTGACTGACTACTGACCGTATGCAGCGCACGAGTTCCTCGTGTCCCTCCAGCACCCGTATGCACTGTCCGCACTCGATGTCCCAGAGCCGGATGGTATTGTCCGAGGAGCCGGACTACTGACTGACTACTGACTGACTACCGACTGGCTACTGACCGTATGCAGCGCACGAGTTCCTCGTGTCCCTCCAGCACCCGTATGCACTGTCCGCACTCGATGTCCCAGAGCCGGATGGTATTGTCCGAGGAGCCGGAGACCACGAGTCGGTCGCGGTACTGCAGGCACGCGATGCCGCGCTTGTGGCCGTTCAGCGTGCGGACGAACTCGCACGACGATGTGTTCCATACCTACAGGGGGAAGGAATGAGAGGGTTTtaggtataaattatttttgtttttttttttttgaaacagcatgttttctttattttttcttaaagaaaaaacgttgccccacactaggattctctcttgtgtcgtgggtgcgtttacaaacatacaagttcacatacacatgacacccagacccgaaaaaagaaaaaagaatgtttggatcacacaaaaagttattccgtgcggtaatcgtacccgctacacgttgcacggcggccaaaatgtatgtataaaaacgtATTTTAGTTACAAGAGTCCGtcgaatttatttaataaagaaaataatctaAATCATCTAAGAACATAGTGTAAATACACTTGTACAACTTTCGCACATTTTGAATTATAATATAGCTACACGATAactcgtcatgccttttatccccaaaggggtaggcagaggtgcacttaaTGCGTCACCGTACAAtatacacgcacttttcacaatttatgttgtatattccatgtaataggtggtgagcctaccGGGCATAATTTCCGGGTACTacaaatgagaaattttcgaaaacccgaaaaaagcccagtaatacttcgcccgacccgggaatcgaacccgagaccccttgcccggcagtcacattTTGCTCTAGGTCAACGAGGCGGTCTACTTGATAACTgttattaatgattatgttatcggcttactcacgtaattgtttgacgaggaactcgactagtttcataacataataattaatttagtatatctcacgaaagttataataagataactgttatgtttaattaatttgtaaaatatgtcGTTTAAACTAACCTTAATAGTTCGATCGCCGCTAGCACTAACAATATATTTCTCGTCGAAGTCTACCACGTTGACGGCGGCGCGGTGCCCGACCAGTACTCTCCGCAGCATGATCTCTGTCGTCGATGTCATGTCCCACACCGCTATCGAACGATCCTggaatacaataaataaataatagttcaataaatactttattcttAATAACAGCACAAAATTGTCTTAACTAAGCGACAAGAtcttacaaaaattaatatgCCTGTACTAGGAATATTCCTGTATTACAGGCGATAGGAACTCTAAGAATATTCTAATTGTATGACAacattctttataatataaacaaaatgtttaacaatTTTCAGAAAGTAGGTGTAGGAGAATTTAATACACTACACATAATgtatacaatattaatacagTTAAAAATAAGGCAAAAAAATGAGTGGAatatgtgggagagccatgcttcggcactgctgggccggctcaaccggagtgataccacggccgagcagaaaaccgacgtgaaacaacgcttgcgttgtgtttcgttgtgtgagtgaggttaccggaggcccaattaccacccttccgaatccccgattccccaacaacccttaaattccaaacccccaaaaggtggcaacgcatttataactCTTGTGTTTCAAGTGGCGGAGACAATTGCCTAtgattttatccccgaaggggataCTAGGTCCGGTAACTTATAAGCCTACCTAGTCATGTTTATATAAAACCCCAACTAGTCCAGAAGCCATAACCCTAACTCGTCCCAAAGACCTCACATAATCCCAAATCCCGTCATGTTCACGTCCCATACTCTCACCGTGCTGTCCGACGACCCCGATATCACTTTTACTAGGCCGGTAACTTAGTACCTTACCTAGTCACGATTATAATTATAAGACCCCAACTAGTCCCAAAGACCTCAACTTGTCCCAAAGACCTCAACTCGTCCCAAAgaccccaactcgtcccaaaaaCCCCACCTAGTCCCGAACTGACCTTGCTACACGTGACCATCATCCCGTTACAGAACCGGAGATGCAGCACGGCCTCGCAGTGGTGTATGAGCGTGTTCAACATGGCGCCCGTGTTCACGTCCCATACTCGCACCGTGCTATCTGACGAGCCCGATATTACTACTACTAGGCCCGGTAACTTATAATCCTACCTAGCCATGATTATATAAGACCCCAACTACTCCTGATGTCATAAGATATCTAGTCCCGATATTATAAGACCTCAACTAGGCATGAAGCCATAAGACCGCAACTAGTACCATTGTTATAAGACCCCAACTAGTCCCAAAaaccccaactcgtcccaaagaCCCCAACTTGTCCCAAAAACCTCACATCGTCCCAAAGACCCCAAATTGTCCCAAACACCCCACCTAGTCCCGAACTCACCTTGCTACACGTGACCATCATCCCGTTGCAGAACCGGAGATGCAGCACGGCCTCGCAGTGGTGTATGAGCGTGTTCAACATGGCGCCCGTGTTCACGTCCCATACTCGCACCGTACTATCCGAGGATCCCGATATTACTTCTACTAGGCCCGGTAACTTATAAACCCACCTAGCCATGATAATATAAGACCTCAACTACTCCTGATGTCATAAGACCCCAACTAGCACCGATATTATTAGACCTCAACTAGGCATGAAGCCATAAGACCGCAACTAGTCCCGTTGTCAAAGACCCCAACTAGTCCCAAAAACCCAAACTTGTCCCAAAAACCCCAACTAGTCCCAAAGACCCCAACCGTCCCACCCCAACTCGTCCCGAAAACCCCAACTTGTCCCAAAGACCCCAAATTGTCCCAAAGACCCCAAATTGTCCCAAAGACCCCAAATTGTCCCAAAAACCCCATCTCGTCCCAAAAACCCCAACTTGTCCCAAAAACCCCAACTAGTCCCGAACTCACCTTGCTACACGTGACCATCATCCCGTTGCAGAACCGGAGATGCAGCACGGCCTCGCAGTGGTGTATGAGCGTGTTCAACATGGCGCCCGTGTTCACGTCCCATACTCGCACCGTACTATCTGACGATCCCGATATTATCGCTCGCTCGTCGTACTGTAGGCATAGGACCGAGCCTGTGTGCCCTTGCAGTTCCTGCAATTGAGAATTTGAGTGTTAGTGATTAAAttagttatcggcttactacgtaaaagcagcgcgacaatcgccgcgtcgtgtcgcggaATTGTCTCATGAATAGCCTCaaattgaaactagtcgagttcctcgtcaaaagtTACGTCAAGCcgaaagataattattaatttagcatAGAATGATGTTTGATAAGTGCAATAACcctattgaatttattatttttggtaacAACAAGAGCAACCTTATGAAAAATATCAAACTATAGTCAACACTATCtaagaggtcaactctgactgtaccgttttatttttattagataaatgaaaaattccaattaatacgttaactgccacgtaggtcaccggtgacctacgttagtggaggatttgaattcaacagttttctaatagaagttaaaggcttaataatataaattcattaCTTCGTTACTCAAACACttgttacgtgaataagccgattacatataataattcaattagtatgtctctcgaaaattaaaattaataatctctacatataaaaatcaattgctgttgtTAGTCTCGTCAAAACTCGAGAaatggaccgatttggctaattttggtcttaaattatatTCCGAAGTtcaaggaaggtttaaaaggtgagaaaaatgttgtaataatttatttttgacccagtcatcatccctattaagtCATAGGAGATTTCCACATACGGTATAAGAAGTAGAAACAGCAAATAGTGAGTACTTACCCTGACACATTGCAATGATTTCCTATCCCATATCTTAATAGTATTGTCTCTTAGGCCGGACACAATCTTGTTGTCGTCATATTGCAAGCAGTACACGCCTTTTGAGTTCTCCGATCTGCAGTTTATCCTCTGGAACATTAaggaaatacaaaattaaacactactaatagaataaagtaaaaaaatatataaaaataagagccgaccagtagcgggagcatggtccaagctactgGTGGTTATTGGGGCTCCAGAGGCaaaaacctcctcacaatacgtgccgtttcaagGACAATTGCCTTCGCTATAAGGctcattattattcttattacagTAAACAGAACAAATTTTCCAATAATGATGTAGGAGAgacatgcttcgacacgaatggaatgggtcgaccggagtgatactacggcctcatagataaccgacgtgaaattacgtttgcgttgtgtgagtgaggttacgggagGCCCGATTACTGCCTTTCACAATCTTCCCAACaccccttaaattcttaacattcaaaaggccggcaatgcacttgtaacgcctctggtatttctggtgtccatgagcggtggcaattgcttaccatcaggtgatcagtctgctcatttgctctgtgtttcataaaaaagcacccttaactgCGGTCGCCTCTCATCGTGATTACGACAAAAaatcttatgtagaggaggccttTAGTCCAGGAGGGGACTGTCAAAGTTGTCGATGATGTTTACTCGACCCAATAGTAGCGATTGAAATACGCACCTGCAAATTATGTTTGCCCATTCTCCAATTATCTTCAATGGACTGTATATCTTTTATAATCTTCGGGTACTGTGTTCTGTAGAACGAGTGGGACGGATGCTGACTACCTGGTTTCGGCTTGAATAGGTATTGAATCCTGAGTAAACAGATCAacgaatctatactaatattataaagctgaatactaatattataaagctgaagagtttgtttgtttgaacgcgctaatctctagaactactggtccgatttgaataattctttttgtgttgaatatcatttatcgaagaaggctacaggctataaatcattacgctacgatcaatagcaaccgagcagagcgggtgaaaccgcgcggaagaaGCTAGTAATGAATAAGACTGAAGTGAAATACCATATTTATTAAGTGttggagagtcatgcttcggcacgaatgggccggctcgaccggagtgataccacggccgagcaaaaaatatatataacgcTATAGGTATTAAACAACAAGGAACCTCTTTAGACAATTTTACACTCAAATATAATTatgcaacattatttattttattacatcgtcacgccttttattcccgaaggggtaggcagacatGCACATTAAGGTACGGATTACCACTATACAataaacacccacttttcacaattgatgttgtaagtcccatataacaggtgatgagtctattgccatataccggacacaattccagataccgtgctactactcagaaattttccaaaaacccGAAGAAAAACTCCAGCTATACTTCGCTTGACCAGTGAATCTAACTTTATgcaacattataaatattataatgttgcaTAAGCACaaacttccttgtgcgaactgctatggagtggaactccttgccggagtctgtgtttcctgatgggtataacctgggtgtcttcaaggcccgagtgaataggttgcttatgggcagacgtgctccatcgtaggccgcatcatcacttaccatcaggcgagatagcggccaaacgtcggcccatttaacataaaaaaattgtaactttcgtgagacatactaaattaattattatgttatcggcttactcacgtaatgttttgacgaggaactcgactagtttcaagccatgctagaggctcatattcatgagcagcattacgcgatacatgacgcggcgattgtcgcactgctcaGAGgagtgaaactagtcgagttcctcgtcaaaacattacgtgagtaagccgataacataataattaatttaaaaaaaattatcaccTTATTTTAGAGTCataaaagcgtgttaaaaaACTCACCATCCTCTCCGTTCCGCGAGCCCTCTCCAAAGGGAATCGGTGCGGACTTTCCTCTCGATGAGTTTCTTCCACAGCATACCCTCAGATATGACCCGCCGCCACTCTCTGCACACCAGCTCAGCAGCACACAGCGAACTGGCGTCTAGATAGGAGAGGATATTCTCTGCTACGTGGTCGAGACCCTTTTCTGTGGACAAATTGGAAAGATTATTatgataactatcgtgagacataccgtaaaacggggtgaatagaaacaaatcaggggtgaataggaacattttgttgtgttttcacgtaatttagaactgtttacaccattttaatattttttattaattcattattaaaaccaaaaatgctctattacAACtagaaatatgaaaacaaactaatctatactataatattatactataatattataaagctgaagagtttgtttgtttgtttaattgtttgtttgtttgaacgcgctaatctcaggaactactggtctgatttgaat
This is a stretch of genomic DNA from Spodoptera frugiperda isolate SF20-4 chromosome 24, AGI-APGP_CSIRO_Sfru_2.0, whole genome shotgun sequence. It encodes these proteins:
- the LOC118279013 gene encoding F-box/WD repeat-containing protein 11, yielding METERMIEDTIAPQVTSITSVDSGVRPMPSSAAYAAERDACLNYFTRWNETDQVEFVEQLLARMCHYQHGHINAFLKPMLQRDFISMLPKKGLDHVAENILSYLDASSLCAAELVCREWRRVISEGMLWKKLIERKVRTDSLWRGLAERRGWIQYLFKPKPGSQHPSHSFYRTQYPKIIKDIQSIEDNWRMGKHNLQRINCRSENSKGVYCLQYDDNKIVSGLRDNTIKIWDRKSLQCVRELQGHTGSVLCLQYDERAIISGSSDSTVRVWDVNTGAMLNTLIHHCEAVLHLRFCNGMMVTCSKDRSIAVWDMTSTTEIMLRRVLVGHRAAVNVVDFDEKYIVSASGDRTIKVWNTSSCEFVRTLNGHKRGIACLQYRDRLVVSGSSDNTIRLWDIECGQCIRVLEGHEELVRCIRFDNKRIVSGAYDGKIKVWDLPAALDVRTPHQELCLRTLVEHTGRVFRLQFDEFQIVSSSHDDTILVWDFLNYGGASPASHAPPRARSPDLDRDRDHDLYD